One Bacteroides sp. DNA segment encodes these proteins:
- a CDS encoding arginine decarboxylase: MKNKYIDLIEQTFEFPQEEFKVIDNELYFHDIALMDIIKQYGTPLKISYLPKVSQQIQKAKRMFNVAMARVDYKGEYNYCYCTKSSHFSFVLEEALKNDIHLETSSAFDIYIVEELYNLGLIDRNKFIVCNGFKRQLYTQKISELINNGFENTIPVIDNKNEIKAYSELIEKDKRVQLGIRIASEEEPMFEFYTSRLGIRYNDIVPYYRANIEKDPRFTLKMLHFFINTGIKDNAYYWNELSKCVNVYCDLKKICPELDSLNIGGGFPIKNSLAFEYDYEYMTEEIVAQIKNICNQNGVQEPNIFTEFGAFTVGESGATLYSILDQKQQNDREHWNMIDSSFMTTLPDIWAAKQRFILLAVNNWDSEYQRVNLGGLTCDSQDYYNAELHSNAIFLPKIREDVVQYIGMFHTGAYQESLGGFGGIQHCLIPAPKLVIIDRDEEGEYNTKLFAKEQSYKSMLKTLGF, translated from the coding sequence ATGAAGAACAAATACATTGACCTGATAGAACAAACCTTCGAGTTTCCGCAGGAAGAGTTTAAGGTGATTGACAACGAGCTGTATTTTCACGATATTGCGCTGATGGATATCATCAAGCAATACGGCACCCCGCTTAAGATCAGTTACCTGCCCAAGGTCAGCCAGCAGATACAGAAAGCCAAGCGTATGTTTAACGTGGCGATGGCCAGGGTGGACTATAAGGGTGAGTATAATTACTGTTACTGTACCAAAAGTTCACATTTCAGTTTTGTGCTGGAGGAAGCGCTGAAGAACGACATTCATCTGGAAACTTCTTCGGCTTTCGATATTTACATTGTGGAGGAGTTGTACAACCTGGGTCTGATAGACCGAAATAAATTCATCGTTTGCAACGGCTTCAAAAGGCAACTCTATACCCAAAAGATCAGTGAGTTGATCAACAATGGTTTTGAGAACACCATCCCGGTGATCGACAACAAGAATGAGATCAAGGCCTATTCCGAGCTGATTGAAAAGGACAAGCGGGTTCAGCTGGGCATTCGCATAGCCTCGGAAGAGGAGCCGATGTTCGAGTTCTATACCTCCCGCCTGGGAATTCGTTATAATGACATTGTGCCTTATTATAGGGCAAACATTGAAAAGGATCCGCGCTTCACGCTGAAGATGCTTCACTTTTTCATCAATACGGGCATCAAGGACAATGCCTATTACTGGAACGAGTTATCGAAGTGTGTGAACGTTTACTGCGACCTGAAGAAGATCTGCCCCGAGTTGGACAGCCTGAACATTGGGGGCGGTTTCCCCATAAAGAACTCACTGGCCTTTGAATACGACTATGAATACATGACCGAAGAGATCGTGGCGCAGATCAAGAACATTTGCAATCAGAACGGGGTACAGGAGCCGAATATCTTTACGGAATTTGGAGCCTTCACCGTAGGTGAAAGCGGGGCAACCCTCTATTCCATCCTGGACCAGAAGCAGCAGAACGACCGCGAGCACTGGAATATGATTGACAGCAGCTTTATGACCACCCTTCCCGACATCTGGGCCGCCAAGCAACGTTTCATCCTGCTGGCCGTCAACAACTGGGACAGCGAATACCAAAGGGTGAACCTGGGTGGGCTGACCTGCGACAGCCAGGACTACTACAATGCCGAGCTGCACTCGAACGCCATCTTCCTTCCCAAGATCAGGGAAGACGTAGTACAGTATATCGGGATGTTTCACACGGGTGCTTACCAGGAGAGCCTTGGAGGCTTCGGGGGCATACAGCACTGCCTGATACCTGCTCCCAAGCTGGTGATCATTGACCGCGACGAGGAGGGCGAGTACAACACCAAGTTGTTTGCCAAGGAGCAAAGCTATAAGTCGATGCTCAAGACCCTGGGGTTCTGA
- a CDS encoding YdeI/OmpD-associated family protein yields the protein MKEIATKYFINRKEWRKWLETNFETEEDIWLEYPLKKTGKKRILYNDAVEEALCFGWIDSTVKSLNEETSIQRFCRRRRKSTFSQPNIERLRWLYENNLIYHSIKDEVFKIIQQEFVFPKDIIRNLKSNKIVWENYRTFSEPYKRIRIAYIDSARKRPEEFEKRLNNFIEKTKENVLIKGFGGIEKYY from the coding sequence ATGAAAGAAATTGCGACTAAATATTTCATTAACAGAAAAGAATGGAGGAAGTGGCTCGAAACTAATTTTGAGACCGAAGAAGATATTTGGTTGGAGTATCCGCTAAAGAAGACGGGTAAGAAACGAATCTTGTATAATGATGCGGTTGAAGAAGCACTCTGTTTCGGATGGATTGATAGTACCGTTAAATCATTGAACGAGGAGACTAGTATTCAAAGATTTTGCAGGAGGAGAAGAAAATCGACATTCTCACAACCGAACATAGAACGACTGAGATGGCTATATGAAAACAATTTGATATACCACTCAATTAAGGATGAAGTTTTCAAAATCATTCAACAAGAATTCGTTTTTCCAAAAGACATTATCAGGAATTTGAAATCAAATAAAATCGTTTGGGAGAACTATCGAACCTTTTCAGAGCCATATAAACGAATCAGAATTGCATACATTGATAGTGCAAGGAAAAGACCTGAAGAGTTTGAAAAACGATTAAACAATTTCATTGAAAAAACAAAAGAAAATGTGCTGATAAAAGGATTTGGTGGAATTGAAAAATACTATTAA
- a CDS encoding DNA translocase FtsK 4TM domain-containing protein — protein sequence MENKPRKLKKNAYRAKKEKRSDLEGNELSMQSFGEFLRNKRLRKTVGLFFILLSFFLLLSFISYLFSWKADDDLLNGRVFNWELLKDTTILADNMMGRLGAITAHLFIKKWFGLSSFLFVLILFVAGFRWLFEHSLLPGWKTLRYSTFFILWTSLFFGAIIHSGPWLILGGTFGYQANVWLNGIIGGFGTALFLLFSLGTFLILAFDPNFVAVGQFIHKLFARKEEEPELEISTGTDDDSSAQEDPFAKEEEPDDFPIEIDFGEKEPMVPVGVDEARPAAADHGPALEIVEGDGKITGHNYQAIDDPNQFGEDNDMPDLSHLGLYDPTLDLPKYKIPDLSLLDDHGSSSIHVNKQELEANKNKIIETLNNYSIQIERIKATVGPTVTLYEIIPAPGVRISRIRNLEDDIALSLSALGIRIIAPIPGRGTIGIEVPNSNPEIVSMRSILASEKFQNSTYELPIGLGKTIANETFIADLTKMPHLLMAGATGQGKSVGLNAILASILFKKHPAYVKFVLVDPKKVELTLFSKIERHYLAKLPDAEDAIVNDTRQVIRTLNSLTIEMDNRYDLLKDAQVRNIKEYNAKFVERRLNPNHGHRFLPYIVLFIDEFADLIMTAGKEIELPIARLAQLSRAVGLHLIIATQRPSVNIITGTIKANFPARIAFRVASKIDSRTILDTGG from the coding sequence ATGGAGAATAAACCCAGGAAACTTAAGAAGAACGCTTACCGGGCGAAAAAGGAAAAGAGGAGTGACCTCGAGGGCAATGAGCTTTCGATGCAATCGTTTGGCGAATTTTTGCGTAACAAGCGGCTGCGCAAAACAGTGGGTCTTTTTTTCATCCTGCTTTCGTTTTTTCTGCTGCTGTCGTTTATCTCCTATCTTTTCAGCTGGAAGGCCGATGATGACCTGCTCAACGGCAGGGTGTTCAACTGGGAGCTGCTGAAAGACACTACGATCCTTGCCGACAATATGATGGGGCGGCTCGGAGCCATCACTGCGCACCTGTTCATTAAAAAGTGGTTTGGCCTCTCGTCTTTCCTGTTCGTGCTCATATTATTCGTGGCAGGCTTTAGATGGCTGTTCGAGCACAGCCTGTTGCCCGGCTGGAAGACCCTGCGCTATTCCACCTTTTTCATCCTCTGGACCTCTTTGTTTTTTGGGGCCATCATCCATTCAGGGCCCTGGCTGATACTGGGTGGCACCTTTGGTTACCAGGCCAACGTATGGCTTAACGGTATCATAGGCGGCTTCGGCACGGCCCTGTTTTTGCTGTTTTCGCTGGGCACCTTCCTGATCCTCGCCTTTGACCCCAATTTCGTAGCCGTGGGGCAGTTCATCCACAAGCTTTTTGCCCGTAAAGAAGAAGAACCTGAACTGGAGATTTCGACCGGAACGGATGATGACTCTAGTGCGCAGGAAGACCCCTTTGCCAAGGAAGAGGAACCCGACGACTTCCCGATAGAAATCGACTTTGGCGAGAAAGAGCCTATGGTGCCCGTGGGAGTGGACGAAGCTCGACCCGCAGCAGCAGACCATGGGCCTGCCCTTGAGATCGTGGAAGGCGACGGCAAGATCACAGGGCATAATTACCAGGCCATTGACGACCCCAACCAGTTTGGGGAAGACAATGATATGCCAGACCTGTCGCATCTGGGGCTGTATGACCCCACCCTTGACCTTCCGAAGTACAAGATCCCTGACCTGAGCCTGCTGGATGACCACGGCAGCAGCTCTATCCACGTCAACAAGCAGGAGCTGGAGGCCAACAAGAACAAGATCATTGAGACGCTGAACAACTACTCCATACAGATTGAACGGATCAAGGCCACGGTAGGCCCGACGGTGACCCTGTATGAGATCATCCCGGCGCCCGGGGTGCGCATTTCCCGCATCCGTAACCTGGAAGATGACATTGCCCTGAGCCTCTCGGCTTTGGGTATCCGCATCATCGCCCCCATCCCCGGCAGGGGGACCATAGGCATTGAAGTGCCCAACAGCAACCCCGAGATCGTCTCCATGCGTTCCATCCTGGCCAGCGAGAAGTTCCAGAACTCCACCTATGAGTTGCCCATTGGACTGGGAAAGACCATTGCCAATGAGACCTTCATTGCCGACCTGACAAAAATGCCTCACCTGCTGATGGCAGGGGCTACCGGACAGGGGAAATCGGTTGGATTGAATGCCATCCTGGCATCTATTCTTTTCAAGAAACACCCTGCCTATGTTAAATTTGTGCTGGTGGACCCCAAGAAAGTAGAGCTGACGTTGTTCTCGAAGATAGAGCGGCACTACCTGGCTAAGCTTCCCGATGCCGAAGATGCCATTGTGAACGACACCAGGCAAGTGATCAGGACGTTGAATTCGCTCACCATCGAGATGGACAACCGCTATGACTTGCTGAAGGATGCGCAGGTCAGAAACATCAAGGAATACAACGCCAAGTTCGTGGAGCGCAGATTAAACCCCAATCACGGGCACCGCTTTTTACCTTACATCGTGCTGTTCATTGATGAGTTCGCCGACCTGATCATGACTGCGGGCAAGGAGATTGAGCTGCCCATTGCCCGACTGGCGCAGTTATCGAGGGCTGTGGGGCTACACCTGATC
- a CDS encoding DUF6090 family protein, with protein sequence MIRFFRKTRIKLLTENKLTKYIIYAFGEVLIVIIGILIAIQINSWNNDRIQAKKETAYIEEIRKSLISDLESIAFIKDFNEKKDSCINRSLELLGTKMSNEERALEFMTLMIESTGRYEIFRQNSVAFNGMISAETIELISNDSLRMALSEYYGMEAEYESDTQSGVREFTRKFVEVAGPSVMSNELASQLYGSNLDFEFSGMQNNEFHKDPEVFFRLLLMKLNMQDQNETLEKTKLKIEQVLELISKKSEKAKMLLK encoded by the coding sequence ATGATAAGATTCTTTAGAAAAACCAGAATAAAACTGCTAACAGAAAACAAGCTGACCAAATACATCATTTATGCTTTTGGTGAGGTCTTAATCGTCATTATTGGTATATTAATAGCCATTCAAATTAACAGTTGGAATAACGATAGGATACAGGCCAAAAAAGAAACGGCATATATTGAAGAAATAAGGAAAAGCCTAATCTCAGATTTAGAAAGTATAGCATTTATCAAGGATTTTAATGAAAAAAAAGATAGTTGTATAAACAGAAGTTTGGAACTGCTTGGTACAAAAATGAGCAATGAGGAACGGGCCTTAGAGTTTATGACTTTGATGATTGAATCAACGGGAAGATATGAAATTTTCAGGCAAAATAGTGTCGCTTTTAATGGTATGATTTCGGCGGAAACCATTGAACTTATTTCCAATGATTCGCTCCGAATGGCTTTGTCTGAATATTATGGAATGGAAGCCGAATATGAATCGGACACGCAGAGTGGGGTCAGGGAATTTACAAGAAAGTTTGTTGAAGTGGCTGGCCCTTCAGTTATGAGCAATGAATTAGCATCTCAATTATATGGTTCAAATCTGGATTTTGAATTTTCAGGTATGCAGAATAATGAGTTTCATAAAGATCCTGAGGTATTTTTCCGACTATTGTTAATGAAATTGAATATGCAGGATCAAAATGAAACATTAGAAAAAACAAAGTTGAAAATTGAGCAAGTTTTAGAATTGATCTCAAAAAAATCTGAAAAAGCCAAAATGTTATTAAAATAA